In the Anaerolineae bacterium genome, TGAGTTGGGTAAAATTTCGGCGGAGCAGGTGGCCACGGTTAAAAAGTATCTTGAGGAATCTTAATCCATTAAATAAGGAATGAAACAATGCTGACCACAACTGTAGAACCTTTATTTAACTTTGCTGCTGTGCCCGGCCCGGCTGATTCCAGAAATGGTTTGAGCGGCCAGGACATTCTTTCCGTCTCCCAGTTTAACCGGGAGACGTTGTCTTACATTTTTGGCCGGGCGCGGGAGATGCGCGAGATGGTGAATCGGGTGGGCGGAACAGATTTGTTGGCCGGTTTTGTGCTGACCTGCCTTTTTTACGAGCCAAGCACGCGCACCAGCGCCTCTTTTATTGCCGCTATGGAGCGGCTGGGCGGCAGTGTCATCCCCATCACTCAGGGCGTGCAATTTAGCTCCGTAAGCAAAGGTGAAACCCTGGCCGACACCATCCGCACCCTGGAGCAATATTCTGATGTGATTGTGTTGCGCCACCCAGAGCTTGGCTCGGCCCAGACGGCGGCCGATTACGCCCAAATCCCCATCATCAACGCCGGCGATGGCGCCGGCGAGCACCCCACGCAGGCACTCTTGGACCTGTTCACCATCCGCGAAGAGTTGGGCACGGTGGACGGCCTGAAAGTGGCCATGGTGGGCGATCTGCGCTATGGCCGCACCGTCCATTCGCTGACCAAATTGCTGGCCCAGTATGACGTGAGTTTGCGCTTTGTCTCCCCCGAAATTTTGCGCATGCCCATGGTGATCATGAACGAGGTCATTGACGCGGGCAAAGACGTGCGCGAAACCCACGATGTGGCCGATGTGATTGAAAATGCCGATGTTTTGTATGTAACGCGGGTGCAAAAAGAACGTTTTACCGATCTGGCCCAATACGAGGAGGTCAAAGACCAGTACGAAATCACCCCAGAAATTATGGAAAAGGCCAAAGCCAAAATGATTGTGTTGCACCCCCTGCCCCGCGTTGGCGAAATCCATTACTCCGTTGACCACGACCCGCGCGCGGCCTATTTCCGCCAGGTCAAAAATGGAATGTATATTCGCATGGCCTTGCTGGCGGCAGTGTTGGGGAGAGCGTAGAGGGTGAGGATCACGTATCAGGTCAGGTGTCGCGTGTTACGGATCTATGCTTATGCCGGTTTCTAAACTTTCCTGTAACTTCTTAAATTTTCAACTCCATACCCCCCTGGTGCTGGCTTCCGGCGTTATTGGCACCAGCGCGGCGTTGATGGCGCGGGCGGCGCGTAACGGGGCGGGCATGATTACGGCCAAAAGCTGCGGCCCAACGCCTCGGGCCGGACATCCCAATCCGGTAGCGTTTGACTTTGGCGCGGGCTTGCTTAACGCCATCGGCCTGACCAACCCCGGCGCAACGGAGGAGGCTAACCTGCTGGCCGTAACCCGCTTGCAATTGCGGCCCTTGGGGGTGCCGTTGATCGCCAGTATTTTTGCCGGAACGGTAGACGAATTTGTGCAAG is a window encoding:
- the pyrB gene encoding aspartate carbamoyltransferase; amino-acid sequence: MLTTTVEPLFNFAAVPGPADSRNGLSGQDILSVSQFNRETLSYIFGRAREMREMVNRVGGTDLLAGFVLTCLFYEPSTRTSASFIAAMERLGGSVIPITQGVQFSSVSKGETLADTIRTLEQYSDVIVLRHPELGSAQTAADYAQIPIINAGDGAGEHPTQALLDLFTIREELGTVDGLKVAMVGDLRYGRTVHSLTKLLAQYDVSLRFVSPEILRMPMVIMNEVIDAGKDVRETHDVADVIENADVLYVTRVQKERFTDLAQYEEVKDQYEITPEIMEKAKAKMIVLHPLPRVGEIHYSVDHDPRAAYFRQVKNGMYIRMALLAAVLGRA